The following are encoded together in the Plasmodium reichenowi strain SY57 chromosome 3, whole genome shotgun sequence genome:
- a CDS encoding hypothetical protein (conserved Plasmodium protein, unknown function), with protein MKRLFLLIYAITIFSIYLINGAIKNESYRKKKSLMSIIFGNFLIKYKRKKESSLNSSKSESDSSVPSELEDQVNYEIYRNKNISNEDEEDIARDECNKLYDELYGERDKDDNYEDTYDNNNYDNYGMKKITNCHILNLHLGEYVPMENKKRDSVKQVILFQNYYKDNITNEHSNNLRKNEYPLDFIYHPKEKEKVKKRRPKSMDFESKSYGTFKEENDQKKKKKRWSTIVFSRKKINNFDNIDDVNVSYFSYEEDNKLENKEKKNTQEFYGVRGIFAWTYEDALNLNTKPTRTQSSPHIVESNVKEEFEKKNYDDEIDLFYNCIKEEKKKREMEKEEKKQKEKQNIYLKNKNGNDILNDEDLLENTPHKEKHNYSCVTSNKNAYHETLENQKKEELNELKYYLDLLEKKKKENVEKINLRRSSSLSPFNTNENSNSDFHLEKNDDKKLMLNEKTHVSTDNISEYSCCIEYI; from the exons atgaaaaggttatttctattaatatatgCTATCACCATATTTTCAATTTATCTAATCAATG gtgcaataaaaaatgaaagttacagaaaaaaaaagtcaTTGATGAGTATCATATTTG GAAATTTCTTAATCAAATATAAGAGGAAAAAAGAGTCTTCTTTGAATTCTTCAAAAAGTGAGTCAGATAGTAGTGTTCCCAGCGAACTTGAAGATCAAGTAAATTATGAAATTTATaggaataaaaatatttcgaatgaagatgaagaagatATAGCAAGAGATGAATGTAATAAACTATATGATGAATTATACGGAGAACGAGATAAGgatgataattatgaagatacatatgataataataattatgataattatggaatgaaaaaaataacgaattgtcatatattaaatttacATTTGGGAGAGTATGTTCCtatggaaaataaaaagcGTGATTCGGTTAAACAggttattttatttcagaattattataaagaCAATATAACAAATGAACATTCAAATAATCTTAGAAAAAACGAATATCCATTAGATTTTATTTATCATCctaaagaaaaagaaaaagtaaaaaagCGTCGACCCAAAAGTATGGATTTCGAATCTAAAAGTTATGGTACATTTAAGGAGGAAAATgaccaaaaaaaaaaaaaaaaaagatggAGTACTATTGTATTTTcaaggaaaaaaataaataattttgataatattGATGATGTAAATgtatcatatttttcttatgaagaagataataaattagaaaataaggaaaaaaaaaatacacaaGAATTTTATGGAGTTAGAGGTATATTTGCGTGGACCTATGAAGATGcattaaatttaaatacTAAACCTACAAGAACTCAAAGTTCTCCACATATAGTTGAAAGTAATGTGAAGGAAgaatttgaaaaaaaaaattatgacGATGAAattgatttattttataattgtattaaagaagaaaaaaaaaagaggGAAATGGAAAAGgaggaaaaaaaacaaaaagaaaaacaaaatatatatttaaaaaacaaaaatggaaacgatatattaaatgatgaaGATTTATTAGAAAATACACCTCATAAAGAAAAACATAATTATTCATGTGTAAcaagtaataaaaatgcTTATCATGAAACTCTtgaaaatcaaaaaaaagaagaattaaacgaattaaaatattatttagatttattggaaaaaaaaaaaaaagaaaacgtggaaaaaataaatctCAGACGTTCATCCTCTTTATCCCCATTtaatacaaatgaaaattCAAATTCGGATTTTCAtcttgaaaaaaatgatgacaaaaaattaatgcTGAATGAAAAAACACACGTCTCAACAGATAATATAAGTGAGTATTCGTGTTGtattgaatatatttga
- a CDS encoding putative membrane protein (conserved Plasmodium membrane protein, unknown function): protein MISFETFLLLNGETLKCYSFFEHVLIYYISKKLINIFYGKYGKYYNIEICSCEELSVENLFYSKSINFGDSTEEKKKGDKDIWDFFSQIILRKTEKKKNIKTSANYKNKQNYINDEYNTTDRNFNLFNICKNDKYVKNHITHNICKNYNCHENMLYYEEYKELYNAPEVIWNYYLLKILYFLYHIHLKRIKKKNKIKKCKYDKEKIFCSFCAYIISLLHYENNIIKNKDKLLFLFLFFFYFTKWNLNNLINKKYRSKKLLYHDVYYHHYNNIKKKKKHINIKYCKDLYEEAIITHFYKLKYLDIQKLYNNHFFHIHIYREKKKKPILIICKKSLYFFNHIYLKYLRIYNYSNPISFNIEKKKIIKSNYQIKCINTFKELKMFNIKDYTLLYIILKYYDIHNNNNNRRQNNTFEILYILLKKIITQRYFSNKLQFLLKSFFSINQFNFIPTLIKQYLIHFIYKFFYCHHEKKKFPYVLPTLTCNPLMLKFEHVKSCRSTTTNIKKIQNRTKSQAAIMQKKKPTTVITTYKMISYNCKRKKKDSYIKLMYYTTLCVYMSLLHNNNYYNFYYILVDILKKIKSDIFCQKIHHFFKELAKIDPKCQYIWNAKKMVFFIYLKMYINKSKFILQKYKRKMKKMRKKKKKIHTYVFPSCNKIKIKEDISKKKSYKYYLSPNKLWSFQNISNIKDYMKEKKEWYNKNIYIYIYIYIYIYKKICKNIYKVLNVHNKNNNFIISKYTPIHFKYTKNYIFDLYAHLENKMVKYIHTNFDFFIKILECKTYNYMAASHVFTFYNILSYYLFDIKKKKNKREKDSYYIPFQNKSIKYMFITKYKNVLHKNLYYYAFHYIFLLLYIKKIYSAVIFYLEKYFHVILIKNMFTYHLNWLAPTKNTKNTKYTKNTKRNKEKKDIIKNNYIPILYKMCINDQHIINCHLKDKKYSNNIKSLHITQNQNYDEIIKNNSDININQCDNTFYYDIPTCQSKNIRNIHNSSYHLKNIIKNNHVLYVYSTYLQFFLLWRKKKKKNYEDHKNQTYLRQYNVPLFLYKKLKRFSRNYKIISNNMIKLLNEYYSENCYIHIYSTTFRNIIYCLCNYNFFICQLFYNLILPLLFTTNNYHTTFLGKEQENKYLYTHKNTSKLFVYYDNYFAKELKYMKKYYNIIKMKYKEQTTIGNNNNNNNIYINTYTNHSFNSILKFHNQYVKKKKYSDNVLFLINEKYQKKKKKWICNNFHIYSINNDMKNYTTTSTHYSILISYNKMQTKKKNKNKNNDGIIKSYHKNKTFGYIYFKNYCHIFFKCIINLIHENCLYLYHILKKYYTHNSKDITIFQAEKKFVQMDHYDNISKSTLNLEECCNFLYKIYLDIFQFFKILKQKNFNFFYVLRVFAIDSLKKKKKKIYFLKFFFSIHFLIFLCEYTYIFSSLKEIYKILKFVFNKKFYIPINIYIQRNSF from the coding sequence ATGATCAGTTTTGAAacctttttattattaaatggTGAGACCTTAAAATGctattctttttttgaacatgtgttaatatattatatttcaaaaaagctgataaatattttttacgggaaatatggaaaatattACAACATTGAAATATGTTCATGTGAAGAGTTAAGTGTtgaaaatttattttattcgAAAAGTATCAATTTTGGTGATTCAAcagaagaaaaaaagaaaggGGATAAGGATATATGggattttttttctcaaataatattaaggaagacagaaaaaaaaaaaaacataaaaacGAGTGcaaattataaaaacaaacaaaattatataaatgatgaatataatacaaCTGATCGGAATTTTaatctttttaatatatgtaaaaatgacaaatatgtaaaaaatcatattacacataatatttgcaaaaattataattgtcatgaaaatatgttatattatgaagaatataaaGAGTTATATAATGCTCCTGAAGTTATATGgaattattatcttttaaaaatactttattttttgtatcatatccatttaaaaagaataaaaaaaaaaaataaaataaaaaaatgtaaatatgataaggaaaaaatattctgTTCATTTTGTGCTTATATAATATCCCTATTAcattatgaaaataatattataaaaaataaagataaattactttttttattcttgttttttttttatttcacAAAGTGGAATTTAAATAAtctaataaataaaaaatatagatcTAAGAAGTTATTATATCATGATGTctattatcatcattacaataatattaagaaaaaaaaaaaacacatCAATATTAAGTATTGTAAAGATTTATATGAAGAAGCTATAATCacacatttttataaattaaaatatttagatatacaaaagttatataataatcattttttccatatacatatatatcgagaaaaaaaaaagaaaccaattcttattatatgtaagaaatcattatatttctttaatcacatatatttaaaatatttaagaatatataattattcaaatcccatttcatttaatattgaaaaaaaaaaaattattaaatcaaactatcaaataaaatgtataaatacTTTTAAAGAATTGAAAATGTTTAACATAAAAGATTATAcacttttatatattatactcaaatattatgatattcataataataataataataggagacaaaataatacatttgaaatattatatatattgttaaaaaaaataatcacACAAAGATATTTTAGTAATAAACTTCAATTCTTATTgaaatcatttttttcaatcaaccaatttaattttattccTACTCTTATCAAACAAtatttaatacattttatttacaaGTTTTTCTATTGTCAtcatgaaaaaaaaaaatttccATATGTTTTACCCACTCTGACTTGTAACCCTTTGATGTTAAAATTTGAACATGTTAAAAGTTGTAGAAGCACCACAactaatataaaaaaaatacaaaacAGAACAAAATCACAAGCAGCAATaatgcaaaaaaaaaaaccaaCAACAGTAATAACAACATACAAAATGATATCATATAATTgtaaaaggaaaaaaaaggattcatatataaaacttATGTACTATACCACATTATGTGTTTACATGTCtttattacataataataattactACAACTTCTATTACATTCTTGtagatattttaaaaaaaataaaaagtgACATATTTTGCCAAAAAATACATCATTTCTTTAAGGAGCTAGCCAAAATTGATCCAAAATGtcaatatatatggaaTGCCAAAAAAAtggttttttttatatatctcaaaatgtatataaacaaaagtaagtttattttacaaaaatataagagaaaaatgaaaaaaatgagaaaaaaaaaaaaaaaaatacacaCATATGTTTTCCCATCttgtaataaaataaaaataaaagaagatatatctaaaaagaaatcatataaatattatttaagtCCAAACAAATTATGGTcatttcaaaatataagtaatattaaagattatatgaaagagaaaaaagaatggtacaataaaaatatatatatatatatatatatatatatatatatatacaaaaaaatatgtaaaaatatatataaagttctaaatgttcataataaaaataataattttataatttcgAAATATACACCTATACATTTcaaatatacaaaaaattatatatttgatttatatgctcatttagaaaataaaatggtaaaatatatacataccaattttgatttttttattaaaatattagaaTGTAAAACGTACAATTATATGGCTGCTTCACATgtttttacattttataatattttgtcatattatttatttgatataaaaaaaaaaaaaaacaaaaggGAAAAAGATAGTTATTACATACCATTTCAAAATAAAtctataaaatatatgttcattacaaaatataaaaatgtcttacataaaaatttgtattattatgcttttcattatatatttcttcttctttatattaaaaaaatatattctgctgtcattttttatttagaaaaatattttcatgtaatacttattaaaaatatgttcaCGTATCATTTAAATTGGCTAGCTCCCAcaaaaaatacaaaaaatacCAAATATACCAAAAATACCAAAagaaataaagaaaaaaaggatattataaaaaataattatataccAATTCTATATAAAATGTGTATAAATGATCAACACATTATCAATTGTCATCTCAAGGATAAGaaatattcaaataatatcaAATCGTTACATATAACACAAAATCAAAATTAtgatgaaataataaaaaataactctgatattaatattaatcaATGTGACAAcacattttattatgatatacCCACTTGTCAgagtaaaaatataagaaatattcataattcgtcttatcatttaaagaatattataaagaataatCATGTTCTGTATGTATATAGTACATATTTGcaatttttcttattatggagaaaaaaaaaaaaaaaaaattatgaagaCCATAAAAATCAGACATATTTAAGACAATATAATGTACCACtattcttatataaaaaacTAAAGAGATTTTcaagaaattataaaattatttcaaataatatgataaaattattaaacGAATATTATAGTGAAAATTgttatatacatatttattcaaCTACTTTTAgaaatatcatatattgTTTATGTAACTATAACTTTTTCATTTGTCAACtcttttataatttaattcttcctttattatttacaacAAATAATTATCACACAACCTTTTTAGGCAAAGAGcaagaaaataaatatttatatacacataaaaatacatCCAAACTCTTTgtttattatgataattattttgctaaggaattaaaatatatgaaaaaatattacaacattataaaaatgaaatataaagaaCAAACAACAATaggaaataataataataataataatatatatataaatacatatacaaatcattcatttaatagcatattaaaatttcataatcaatatgtaaaaaaaaaaaaatatagtgacaatgttttatttttaattaatgaaaaatatcaaaaaaaaaaaaaaaaatggattTGTAATAATTTCCATATCTATTCcataaataatgatatgaaaaattataccACAACATCTACTCATTATAGTATTttaatttcatataataagatgcaaacaaaaaaaaaaaacaaaaacaaaaacaatgatggaataataaaaagttatcataaaaataaaaccTTTGGGTATATCTactttaaaaattattgtcatatattttttaaatgtataattaaTCTAATACATGAAAACTGTTTATATCTATAccatatattaaaaaaatattacacACATAATTCCAAGgatataacaatatttcaagcagaaaaaaaatttgtaCAAATGGATCATTACGATAATATAAGTAAATCTACATTAAATTTAGAAGAATGctgtaattttttatataaaatatatttagatatttttcaattctttaaaatattgaaacaaaaaaattttaattttttttatgtcCTACGAGTATTTGCTATAgattcattaaaaaaaaaaaaaaaaaaaatttattttttaaagttttttttttctatacatttccttatttttttatgtgaatatacatacattttttcttctttaaaagaaatatataaaatattaaaatttgtatttaataaaaaattttatatccctataaatatatatatacaaagaaattcattttaa
- a CDS encoding hypothetical protein (conserved Plasmodium protein, unknown function): MSEQILFDNFPLTFLNKDASEDYEDKNEKTYREKIKNIIEDLKSLRIEINEKYSIRSMLEEKLTLLQKEEQTKENNMKYIMNFSEHNIYEREVLNYQKNIAQLKKQIQTSNSKIKLLLEKEFKVRKQLQINYMNLYDILNERIEYIVENYVKHRKCSCAIYAYQQEKKEE; this comes from the coding sequence atgagtGAACAAATACTTTTCGACAATTTCCCTTTAACGTTTCTAAACAAGGATGCGAGTGAAGATTATGAAGACAAGAATGAGAAGACGTATCGcgaaaaaataaagaacaTTATAGAAGATTTGAAATCGTTACGTATagaaataaatgaaaagtATTCTATAAGAAGTATGCTAGAGGAAAAATTAACTTTATTACAAAAAGAAGAACAAACAAAAGAGAACAATATGAAATACATAATGAACTTCAGtgaacataatatatacgAAAGAGAAGTTTTAAATTATCAGAAAAATATTGCacaattaaaaaaacaaatacaAACAAGTAATAGCAAGATCAAATTATTACtagaaaaagaatttaaAGTAAGAAAGCAGctacaaataaattatatgaatttatatgatatattaaatgaaagAATTGAATATATTGTTGAGAATTATGTAAAACATAGAAAATGCTCGTGTGCAATATATGCTTACCAGCAAGAGAAAAAGGAAGAATAA
- a CDS encoding elongation factor Ts — protein sequence MKLFYFFLLSFLSSYIIAFSFKSTQSAHFILSVGRCNENYGNNIKKNRLYSTSNDHLKLLKYVREVTNASIQLCNKALKECNNDVDKAIEHVRKNTKSSTFVSTNIKVKKEGLVASQIKDDKIVLLELLTDSDFVARNKMFVQFVYSLLNVTLENDLSIGNCKNSVDNKNGEDGYTTRGNILSNNNIMDEILSLPYVDEESKSNSTMREQLNYLRNIFREDIKIGRFSKYSKKNPNEFLHYYIHNKLDDHVGLSGVLLVLHINNLDEILKTKKEDIVNFANDLSMHIISAKPASVSIDTLNPKITKKEMDIIRDGLKDMKKPENILNNMIQGKMKKFYSSIVFLEQEYMLDETKRKVSQVIKDFGKDHNINISVNHFNYFAIGEKNVLME from the exons atgaaattgttttattttttcttgttaAGCTTTCTGAGCAGTTATATAATTGCGTTTTCTTTTAAAAGTACGCAGAGTGcacattttatattatctgTGGGGAGATGTAATGAAAATTACggtaataatattaagaaaaatagATTATATTCTACAAGTAATGatcatttaaaattattaaaatatgtaagAGAAGTTACTAATGCTAGTATACAATTATGTAATAAAGCTTTGAAAGAATGTAACAATGATGTAGATAAAGCAATTGAACATGTTAGGAAAAATACCAAAAGTTCAACATTTGTTTCAACAAATATTaaagtaaaaaaagaagGATTAGTAGCTAGCCAAATAAAAGATGACAAAATAGTTTTGTTAGAACTTTTAACTGACTCTGATTTTGTTGcaagaaataaaatgtttGTTCAGTTTGTTTACAGTTTATTGAATGTTACATTGGAAAATGACCTGTCCATTGGAAATTGTAAAAATAGTGtggataataaaaatggtGAAGACGGTTACACAACGAGGGGTAATATCCtaagtaataataatataatggATGAAATATTGAGTCTTCCTTATGTAGATGAAGAGAGTAAAAGCAATAGTACCATGAGAGAACAACTAAATTATctaagaaatatttttagagaagatataaaaattggAAGGTTTTCAAAATATAGTAAGAAAAATCCAAACGaatttttacattattatatacataacaAATTGGATGATCATGTCGGCTTATCAGGAGTTCTTTTAGttcttcatataaataatttagatgaaatattaaaaactaaaaaagaagatattGTGAACTTTGCAAATGATTTATCTATGCATATTATATCCGCTAAACCCGCTAGTGTTTCCATCGATACATTAAATCCAAAAATTACTAAAAAAGAAATGGATATTATTCGAGACGGGTTAAAAGATATGAAAAAACcagaaaatattttaaataatatgatacagggaaaaatgaagaaattTTATAGTTCCATAGTATTCCTAGAGCAG GAATATATGCTGGATgaaacaaaaagaaaagttTCTCAAGTAATTAAAGATTTTGGTAAAGATCacaatattaatataagtgttaatcattttaattatttcGCTATAGGTGAAAAAAACGTTCTTATGgaatga